In Desulfuromonas sp. KJ2020, a single window of DNA contains:
- the gmhB gene encoding D-glycero-beta-D-manno-heptose 1,7-bisphosphate 7-phosphatase: protein MVRAVFLDRDGTINVEKDYLHRLEDFEFIPGAIEAIKRLKESGFLIVVVTNQSGIARGYFTEDDVNRLHAHLQKELARYGTGVDAFYFCPHHPDFGTKAGEGDCNCRKGKPGMLLQAATDWNIDLTASIMIGDKHADLEAGRAAGCYTILVRTGYGEEELKKGAGKVADEVAENLLVAAQYVLGHGQ from the coding sequence ATGGTAAGAGCCGTTTTTCTCGACCGTGACGGCACCATCAATGTCGAGAAGGATTATCTGCACCGCCTTGAAGACTTCGAATTTATCCCCGGGGCGATTGAGGCCATCAAACGTTTGAAGGAGTCGGGGTTTCTCATCGTGGTGGTGACCAATCAGTCGGGTATCGCCCGCGGCTACTTTACCGAGGACGACGTTAACCGGCTCCATGCCCATCTGCAAAAAGAGCTGGCCCGCTACGGCACCGGTGTCGATGCTTTCTATTTTTGCCCCCATCATCCCGACTTCGGTACGAAGGCAGGGGAGGGTGACTGCAATTGCCGCAAGGGTAAGCCGGGAATGCTGCTGCAGGCGGCAACGGACTGGAATATCGACCTGACCGCGTCTATCATGATTGGCGACAAACACGCCGACCTCGAAGCAGGTCGGGCCGCAGGTTGCTATACCATCCTGGTGCGCACGGGGTATGGCGAAGAAGAGTTGAAAAAAGGGGCCGGGAAAGTGGCTGATGAGGTGGCGGAAAACCTGTTGGTTGCCGCTCAATATGTCTTGGGGCATGGACAGTGA
- the rfbC gene encoding dTDP-4-dehydrorhamnose 3,5-epimerase has product MNVIQTEIPDVLILEPQVFGDERGFFYESYNERVFREATGLEVSFVQDNHSRSVHGVLRGLHYQLPPAAQGKLVRCTVGEVFDVAVDIRQSSASFGKWVGVCLSAENRRQLWIPEGFAHGFLVVSEVAEFLYKTTNFYAPALERTIRWDDPELKIDWPSTGTNPVLAPKDMLGKSVSEVEVFA; this is encoded by the coding sequence ATGAACGTAATCCAAACCGAAATCCCCGACGTCTTAATCCTCGAACCCCAAGTCTTTGGCGACGAACGGGGGTTTTTCTATGAAAGTTACAACGAACGCGTTTTCCGCGAGGCAACGGGTTTGGAGGTTTCGTTCGTGCAGGACAACCATTCCCGCTCGGTACATGGGGTTCTGCGCGGCCTGCACTATCAATTACCTCCGGCGGCCCAGGGCAAGCTTGTGCGTTGCACCGTCGGTGAAGTGTTCGATGTGGCGGTGGATATCCGTCAAAGTTCGGCCAGCTTCGGCAAGTGGGTGGGGGTGTGTCTTTCTGCCGAGAACAGAAGGCAACTGTGGATTCCAGAGGGGTTCGCCCATGGATTTCTGGTGGTGTCCGAAGTAGCCGAGTTTCTTTATAAGACAACGAACTTTTATGCTCCTGCTCTGGAAAGAACCATTCGGTGGGATGATCCCGAACTGAAAATTGACTGGCCGTCAACTGGCACGAATCCTGTGCTGGCACCAAAAGACATGCTCGGCAAAAGTGTATCTGAGGTTGAGGTGTTTGCCTGA
- the rfbA gene encoding glucose-1-phosphate thymidylyltransferase RfbA, with amino-acid sequence MTGIKKGIVLAGGAGTRLYPLTLIASKQLQPVYDKPMIYYPLATLMTAGIRDILIISTPLDTPRFRELLGDGSRFGIRLSYAVQPEPKGIAQAFLVGEDFIAGDPVCLILGDNIFYGKMGLDRIVQDFSSGARVFGYPVADPERYGVVEFDKDGQVLSIEEKPPKPKSHYAVPGLYLFDGKVSELVRLQKPSTRGELEITDLNMAYLRRGELAVEKLGRGIAWLDTGTHTSLLEASHFIGTLEARQGLKIACLEEVAFMKGFLTRTEMEKVIAQTPMSSYREYLERVVRDEC; translated from the coding sequence GTGACTGGAATCAAAAAAGGTATCGTGCTCGCCGGTGGGGCCGGTACACGGCTTTACCCGCTGACCCTGATCGCCAGCAAGCAGCTGCAGCCGGTTTACGACAAGCCGATGATTTATTATCCCCTGGCCACGTTGATGACGGCAGGCATCCGGGATATTCTCATCATCTCCACCCCTCTGGATACGCCGCGTTTCAGGGAACTTCTGGGCGACGGCTCCCGGTTTGGGATACGCCTGTCCTATGCGGTACAGCCCGAACCCAAGGGCATTGCCCAGGCTTTTCTGGTCGGGGAGGATTTTATCGCTGGAGACCCGGTCTGCCTGATCCTTGGAGACAATATTTTCTATGGAAAAATGGGACTGGATCGCATTGTTCAGGATTTTTCCTCAGGAGCTCGTGTATTCGGATATCCCGTGGCTGATCCTGAGCGCTATGGGGTGGTTGAATTTGATAAAGACGGCCAGGTTCTGAGCATTGAAGAGAAACCTCCAAAGCCCAAATCCCACTATGCCGTTCCCGGGCTCTATCTCTTCGATGGTAAGGTGTCCGAGCTGGTTCGTCTCCAGAAGCCCTCTACACGGGGGGAGCTTGAAATCACCGACCTCAATATGGCATACCTGCGCCGAGGCGAACTGGCCGTGGAAAAACTCGGGCGTGGTATCGCCTGGTTGGATACCGGCACCCACACGAGCCTGCTCGAAGCCAGTCATTTTATCGGCACCTTGGAAGCACGCCAGGGACTCAAGATCGCCTGCCTCGAAGAAGTCGCCTTCATGAAAGGTTTTTTGACCCGTACGGAGATGGAAAAAGTCATCGCCCAAACCCCCATGTCGAGTTATCGGGAGTATCTGGAAAGGGTGGTAAGGGACGAGTGTTAA
- the rfbD gene encoding dTDP-4-dehydrorhamnose reductase — translation MTSAKRKLALLGANGMLATAIKKLAPINCQIQSYDLPDFDITNRTQVLALQDSVPDIILNCAAYTNVDGCETQHELAMQVNGEGPGLLAQLASAIDAVLVHVSTDFVFSGDKREPYHEEDPTGPLSVYGQSKFLGEQRIIESGLKKYFIVRTSWLYGLGGSNFVETMIRLAKERTELKVVDDQRGTPTWTDDLAEAIFTLLTLVDAPHASPLTPPSPYGLYHFSNEGACSWYQFAAEIIAQASKSESLKVENILPIPTEEYPLPAHRPKYSVLSKEKYKVATGMQVPEWRESLRKYFGDRTHRV, via the coding sequence TTGACTTCAGCAAAACGAAAATTGGCTCTACTTGGCGCGAATGGCATGTTAGCCACGGCGATTAAAAAACTGGCACCGATAAATTGCCAAATACAATCCTACGATTTGCCTGATTTCGACATAACCAACCGGACACAGGTTCTTGCTCTGCAGGACAGTGTCCCTGACATTATTCTCAACTGCGCCGCCTATACCAACGTTGATGGTTGTGAGACTCAACATGAATTGGCCATGCAGGTTAATGGCGAAGGGCCTGGGCTATTGGCCCAGTTGGCGTCAGCGATAGATGCCGTGTTGGTGCATGTGTCCACGGACTTTGTCTTCTCCGGGGATAAAAGGGAACCCTACCACGAAGAGGACCCCACCGGGCCCCTGTCTGTCTATGGCCAGAGCAAATTTCTTGGCGAGCAGAGAATCATCGAGTCCGGCTTGAAGAAGTATTTCATTGTCCGCACCAGTTGGTTATATGGCCTTGGCGGCAGCAATTTTGTCGAGACCATGATTCGTCTGGCTAAAGAACGTACAGAGCTCAAAGTGGTCGACGACCAGCGGGGGACTCCGACCTGGACCGATGATCTGGCCGAGGCAATCTTCACACTATTGACCTTAGTTGACGCTCCTCACGCCTCACCCCTCACCCCTCCCAGCCCCTACGGTCTTTACCATTTTTCCAACGAAGGCGCATGTAGCTGGTATCAGTTCGCGGCGGAGATTATAGCTCAAGCGTCTAAGTCCGAAAGTTTGAAAGTTGAAAACATTCTGCCAATTCCAACAGAAGAATATCCCTTGCCAGCCCATAGACCGAAGTATTCCGTACTGTCAAAAGAGAAGTATAAGGTGGCGACAGGAATGCAGGTTCCGGAGTGGCGGGAGAGTTTGCGGAAATATTTTGGGGATAGAACACATAGGGTTTAA
- the rfbB gene encoding dTDP-glucose 4,6-dehydratase has product MKLLVTGGAGFIGSAVIRHVIQNTDDSVVNVDKLTYAGNLESLVAVSSSDRYAFEQGDICHRAELDRIFAQYQPDAVMHLAAESHVDRSIDGPAAFIETNIVGTYTLLEAARSYWLSLDEARKQVFRFHHISTDEVYGDLPHPDEDPNAKAMLFTESTSYAPSSPYSASKASSDHLVRAWRRTYGLPTLITNCSNNYGPYHFPEKLIPHIILNALQGKPLPVYGKGDQIRDWLYVEDHARALYKVVTEGKVGETYNIGGHNEKQNLQVVHTLCEMLQALNPRSGQYTDLITFVKDRPGHDRRYAIDASKIENELGWKPQETFESGMRKTVQWYLDNEAWWQRVLNGAYRLERLGH; this is encoded by the coding sequence ATGAAACTGCTCGTCACCGGCGGGGCTGGCTTTATCGGCTCGGCGGTTATCCGTCATGTTATTCAGAATACGGACGACTCCGTCGTCAACGTCGATAAACTGACCTATGCGGGCAATCTGGAATCCCTGGTCGCTGTCAGCAGCAGCGACCGCTATGCCTTTGAGCAGGGCGACATTTGCCACCGCGCCGAACTGGACCGAATCTTTGCCCAGTACCAGCCCGACGCCGTAATGCACCTGGCGGCTGAAAGTCATGTCGACCGTTCCATCGATGGCCCAGCCGCTTTTATCGAGACCAATATTGTCGGCACCTATACCCTGCTTGAAGCGGCGCGGTCCTATTGGCTGAGTCTTGATGAAGCCCGCAAACAGGTTTTTCGCTTTCATCATATTTCCACAGATGAGGTCTATGGCGATCTGCCGCACCCGGATGAAGACCCCAACGCCAAGGCCATGTTGTTTACGGAATCCACTTCCTATGCGCCCAGCTCACCCTATTCGGCCAGCAAGGCCAGTTCCGACCATCTGGTTCGTGCCTGGCGCAGAACCTATGGACTGCCAACTCTGATTACAAACTGTTCCAACAATTACGGGCCTTACCATTTTCCTGAAAAGTTGATCCCTCATATCATTCTGAATGCTCTGCAGGGCAAGCCTCTGCCCGTGTATGGTAAGGGGGATCAGATCCGCGATTGGCTTTATGTTGAAGACCACGCACGGGCTCTTTATAAAGTGGTGACCGAAGGCAAGGTTGGTGAGACCTATAATATCGGTGGGCACAATGAAAAACAGAATCTCCAGGTCGTGCATACCCTTTGCGAAATGCTGCAAGCACTGAACCCCCGATCAGGTCAATACACGGATTTGATCACCTTTGTAAAAGACCGCCCCGGACATGATCGGCGCTATGCCATTGATGCCAGCAAGATTGAAAATGAGCTAGGCTGGAAGCCGCAAGAAACATTCGAAAGTGGCATGCGTAAAACGGTGCAATGGTATTTAGATAATGAGGCATGGTGGCAACGAGTACTTAACGGTGCCTATCGGTTGGAACGACTTGGGCATTAG